A segment of the Nitrospina gracilis 3/211 genome:
TCCGTGAGTGCGGGGTTCACGAACACACCCTGACGCAAAGCCACCATGCGGTATAGCTCCGGCACTTCATACGTGAAATCGTGTTTCTTTGGGATGGCCAGCTTTCCGTACAAATCGTATTTGTCCATGAGCAAAAGAGTTTCAATGAGCACGGATTTTTCATTGTCGCCCATGTCCATAATGTTTTTGCGAATGCCCAGAAAAACGGCCAGGTTGGCAATGGCCTGCAGCTCCTTGCTCTCGCCGTAAGCCTGAATGAGTGCGCCGATGTTTTTTCGTTTGTCCGGACGGCACAAAGCAAGAATGAGCGGCTTGTCCGTGTTCAGGAAAAACCGGTTCAACTCGTTGTTGATGGCCACCCGCGCCTGGCGGCTGTGTTCGTTTTCCTGATCCTCCGCGTAATAAGGAAAGAACCGTTCCAGATCAAGCCCCGGGGGATTGACCAGGTATTCAGGAACGGTGTTGTGCTCGTACATCCCATATTGCTGTTCCACCTCCTGGTGGGTGCTGGTGACCACCAGGTCGGCGCAACCGACAATTTTCTCTTCCACCCGGATCCGGTAATCAATGTGATACTTCCGGTTCATGTCCTCGTCGGACAGGCCCTCGTCGCACAGCTTGGATTTTTTGGCTTTGCCCAGTGAGTGCCCGGTGAACACGAACGGCACACCGAACAAGGACGCGAGGTGTCTCGCCACGTAACCTCCGTCGGCATAATGCCCGTGAACGAGATAAGGGATGTTGTCCTCGCGCTTGATGTACTTAACCGTCTTGTCGATGAATTCGTCGAGGTGGTTCCACAGCAATTCTTTGCGGATGTATTTGCCGCCGCCGCAGGGAATGCGAACGATACGGACCTTGTCGGTGAGATTTTCCACCGGAACAGAATAATCTTCCGACACACGGCGGTCGCGTATGAGACGCGTGAACAGGTCCACCCGCCGAACTTCCGGACGCTTGCCCAGTTCTTCAGCCAGTTCGATGACGTACTTCACCTGTCCGCCGGTATCCGCGTCCCGGCCCATTTCAATGTTCCGGGAGCGGACCAAACCGTGAATGCTGAACATCATGATGTACAGGCCCTGGCTGTTCTGACCCATTACCTGACCAGTCGATAAGGTTGGTAAAGTTTGTCGTCGCCGGGTAACGCGCCCTCCAACCCGCACAAGCCGGTGGCAAACACGCAGGAGCGCTCGAGGACCGTTTGCAACGGCCAGCTTGCCATGTAGCCCAGCGACAGCATGGAACTGAACCCGTCTCCCGCACCGACGGAATCCACGAATTCCATGCTGTCATCGGGAGTGCAGTAGAAAGGTTCCCGGTTTCCCGTTTCATAAATGACGCTGGCCTTACTTCCATTGGTCACGCAGACCAACCCCAGCTTGAAACGTTCCGCCAGGAAGCGTGGGAGCTCCGCAACCGTTTTATCTATGTCAAGAAGCCTTTTGATTTCCTGAAGCTCGTGCCGGTTGGCCTTCAGGATGTCGCAATTTTTGAGCGAATTTTCGATCACATCCCGGTCGTAAAACGGAGCACGCAGGTTGATATCCAGTAGGAAGGTGGACTTCCATCCCAGTTTTTTCTGAATCTCATGCAACGTTTCCCGGGATTTGCCGTTTCGCTGGATGAGGGTGCCGAAGTATGTGAACGGTATGTCATCACGAAAACGTTTTTGGAGATACACATCGACCTCAATGAAATCGTAAGCACGGTCCGGCAAAATTTCGAATCGATGCCCGTTGCTGGAATCGGAATTGACCGTCACCTCTCCCGTCGGATGATGAGGATCGATCTGGATGCCCTCGGTGGGGAATCCGTGGTTTCTGGCAAATTCGAGAATCTCACGGCCCTCGGCATCGTCTCCGACCCGGCTGATAAAATGCACGGGAATGCCCATCTTGTGAAGATGAAAGGCATAATTGAACGGCGCTCCTCCCAGCCGCTTTCCACTCTCAAACTTGTCAAACAGGACCTCGCCCATTACAAGAACCGGTCCGTAAGGTCGGTGCACCCGCATTCCAGATTCCTCCTCTCCAAACAATCTACAAATTTTTAAAACCAGTCAACAATCCGTTATTCTAAAATCCTCTTCGTCAAAATACATCATATTATTTTTATCGATGTGCACGGCCACCCGTTCTCCTTCCCGCAGGTCGGAATATTCGCACACACCACACAGAGAAACACCTCCCAACGACACCGTGGCGAAAGTCCGGTCTCCCAGCGACTGCACCCACAGGACCTGACAGATCCCGGTTTCATCAGGGAGAATCCGTACGTGTTCCGAGCGGATGCCGGCTTTCACGGCGGTTTTCGGAATCGGTTCCTGAAACAGTTGGTTCAACCCTTGTTGTTCAAGGACATTAAACGGAGGAAAGCCAAAAAACCGGGCAATTTCCAAGGCCGCCGGTTCCCGGTACAGGGCCGCAGGCGACGCCACCTGCCTGATGCGTCCCCCGGATAGGAAAGCCACGCGATCGCCCAGAACCATCGCCGAATGCGCGTCGTGCGTCACGTAAACGAATGTTTTTCCCAATTGACGGTGGAGGTGTTTGAGTTCGACCTGCAGGTGGTCACGAAGCTGCGGGTCCAGATTACTGAGCGGTTCATCGAACAGGAACACGGCAGGATCCCGAACCAGCGCCCGACCAATGGCCACCCGCTGTTTCTGTCCGCCGGACAACTGGGCCGGAATCTGGCCACGGACGTCTGCCAGATGGAGACGCTCAAGCGTTTCCTCCACTTGGACCTCCATACTCGCTTTCGACCATTTCATATTCTCCAGCGGGAAGCGGATGTTCTCCTCAACCGTCATGTGCGGGTAAAGCGCATAATCCTGAAACACATACGCGACATTGCGCCGGGACACATCCTGCGCCGTGACGTCGCGCCCTGAGAACAGAATGCGGCCGGATTCCGGTGTCAGCAATCCCGCGATCAGGTTGAGCAGGGTGGTTTTACCACAGCCGCTCGCACCCAGAACGATGAGGAACTCGCTCTGCTCGATATCGAGGTCGATGTCATCCAGAACCCGTCGTTTGCCGAAGCGGTGTGCGATGTGTTCGAGACGTATGGTGCTCATATTTAACCTTTTATTCCACTTCCCACCAGTCCGCGTACCAGGTATTTCTGTGCCCCGACCACCGCCAGCAGAATGGGGAATGTGACCAGGGAACTGGCGGCGGCAATTTCTCCCCAAGGAAATTCGTATTGACCCGTGAACAAGGTGATCCCCACAGGAATGGTGCGCGACGCGTAGGACGTGGTGTACGTCAAGGCAAACAGGAATTCGTTCCAGCAGAAGATGATTCCGAGCAGTCCCGCACACACCATGCCCGGAACGCCGAGGGGAAGGTACACACGCCGGAACGCGGTCCAAGCGCCGCATCCGTCCACCCGCGCCGCGTGGTACAACGTGCGCGGAATTTCCTCGAAAAACCGTGTCATCACCCACACCACGAGCGGCACGGTGAACATGCTGTACACGAGGACGAGCCCCCATACCGTGTCCATTCCCCCCAGAACCCCCAACACTTCATACAGTGGCGTCACCACCGCCACCTGCGGCAGCATGAACACCACCAGCAGAGCCAGAAGGGCCATCTCGCGGTTCCGCGTCATCAGCACACTCAATCCGAACGCACCCATCGTTCCCACCACCACCGACACCCCCGTCGCACCCAGCGACACATAAAGGCTGTTCGCCACAACATTCAGGAACGCGTCGTTCTGCAAAACNNNNNNNNNNNNNNNNNNNNNNNNNNNNNNNNNNNNNNNNNNNNNNNNNNNNNNNNNNNNNNNNNNNNNNNNNNNNNNNNNNNNNNNNNNNNNNNNNNNNCCACCCCGTCGCACCCAGCGACACATAAAGGCTGTTCGCCACAACATTCAGGAACGCGTCGTTCTGCAAAACGGAACGGTAGTTCTCCAAACTGAACGCCTGTGGCCATATCGGCGGCAGTTGCGCCACCGTGCCGGGAGGCTTCACCGAGGTGACCCAAAGCCAGATAAAAGGCCCCAGGCTCCACGCGAACAACACGAACAGGAAAAGAAAATGGTTCATCCGCCTCATACCGTCTGCCTCCGGTCTTTTAGGACGGCGGCAACAAGCCAGGTGAGGGCAATCATCATCCCCACTTGCACCAGCGCCACGGATGAACCGTACCCGAACTGCAACGCCTGAAAATAGGTGCGGTAAGCATAAATGGAAAGCGTTTCCGTGCTGTTGGCCGGGCCGCCGCCCGTCATCACATAAATCACGTCAAACACCCGGAAAGCATCGAGGAAACGCAAGACCAGTGCGGTGAGGATCACCCGCCGCAGGGCCGGAAGCAAAATGCGCATGAGCAGACGGAGCGGCGGTGTGCGGTCCACCCGCGCCGCCATCAAAAGAGATTCCGGAACGCGTTGAAGTCCTGCGAATAAAAGAAGCGTCATGAACGGGGTCGTCTTCCAAACGTCTGCCAGAATGGCGGCATGAAGAGCAAGGTCCGGATTCGCCAGCCAGTACACCGGGGCCTTCACTGCACCCAGTGTCTGCAGGATGTGGTTGACAATTCCCGCTTCCGAGTGAAACATCCACTGCCACAACCGCGCGCTGACCACATTTGGAATCGCCCAAGGCAGAAGCAGGATCGTTTTCCACCACACCGATCCCGCCCCGAACCGCAGGTACAGCGCAAACACAAAACCAATGAAAAATTCCAGCATCACGGACACGCCGGTGAAGTACAACGTGTTTGTCACCGATTTCCAGAAACGAAAATCTCCGCCGAACAGGTACTGATAATTGTCCAGCCCCACCCAGCGGTCGATCCCGAACAATGTCACCCTGGTTTTGAATCCGAGGATCACGATTTCGAAAAGCGGCCACGCCACTAAAAGTCCCGGAAGAATCAACAATGGCCCCAGAAACAGCAGGCGGTCTTTAAGTTCCTGTTTCATCGTCCAGCACCCGCGTCAAACGTTGAAGGTCCGCGTCTATCAACCGTATTGCCTCGTCCATGGAATACACCTCCCCCAGCCCACCGTTCAGATAGGCCTGCAGGGATTGCGACAGGGGCATGTACAGCGGCATGGTCGGACGCGGCACGGCCTGCTCCATAGCCTCGAACAGAACGTTTACAGGCGGCGCATCGAGAGGCGGGGCACCCTCCAAAACCGATTTGCGAGCCGGGGTCAATCCCAACTTGAGCCACAACTCGTGCTGAACATCAGGTCGTGTCAGAAACGCGATCCAAGCCTGTGCTGCTTCCGGTACCGGCGTGTCGCGATGCATTCCGAGCAAAAACCCGCCCAGCGTTCCATGTCCCGCCTCACCCCGTTCCACAGCTGGCAGGGGCGACATCCACACCCTGCCTGCAACCGGCGAATCCGGCTGTTGCAACAGCCGCCACGCATACGGCCAGTTGCGCATGAACACCGCTCGTCCGTTCTGGAAAACGTGGCGGCTCGACTCTTCCGCCATCGCCAAAACAGACCGCGGTGAGACTCCGTCGGTCAAAAGCCTTCGCATGAACCGCAGACGCGGTTCGATCAGGGCACGGTTCAATCGCTTTCCATTCCCAGGTAGCAGCCACGACTCGTCCCGCGGCAGAAACTCCATGAAGTTGCAGACCAGCCCCTCATATTGACGGCCCTGCCAGACAAATCCGTGAAGCCGGTCGTCCCCTTCCGCCTGCTTGATGGTTTGAACCATCGTCACCAACTCACCCCATGTAGCGGGTGGCTTGCTGAATCCATGCTTCTGCAACAGGTCTTTTCTCGAGTACATCACGCCGCTATCGACGAACAGAGGCACACCATATCGGGTTTCGCGGAACGTTCCTGCCTGCACGCTGGGGGCAAAGAAATCGTTCCACTCTTCCTCTGGCAAAATTTCATTGAGCGAAGAGAGCAATCCGGCGCGTGCGAATTCCGCCATCCAGATCACATCCAGCGCCAGCACATCGATACGGCCGGATCCACGGGTTTTCAAATGTGTCATGTAAAACTGGTGCTGGTCGTCGGTGCCGGTGGGAAGTTGATGCACCTGGACCCGGTAGCCGGGGTGAAGCTGATGGAACCGTTTGATCAGTGGGTCAAAGGTCGCGTTGAAACCGGGAAGGGAGAACTGGTAATAGTGAACCGTGTTGGGAGATTCCGGCGGCGTTCCGGAAAACAGACAGCCCGGAACCGCGAACAACAGGACCAGGGACACAATCCGCAGTATGACCATATATCTCCTGTGGAATGTGGAAAGGGGATGGTTACAGGGTACCACGGAATTTTTTATTTTGCAGTGAACCGGGCTGAGCCCGTATCCAACCGGGTTTGTCCGATGGAAAAACGTAGATCCGGAATCCCCTTTGTCGCGAATTCGGATTTCCCCACTTTGCAGAAAATCGGGCTGGGCCCGGGATAAGAAACGGAGGACACCCGGAAGATTCGAAAAGGGGTCAGGCGATTTTGCGGCTGGCGGCACGGTCCTTGGGCAGGCGGATTTTGAATCGCGTGCCCTCGCCCATCTTGCTTTCCACTTCGATGGTGCCGTTGTGCATCTCGACAATGTGCTTGCAGATACTGAGACCCAGCCCACTGCCGCCTTCGGAACGCGACCGGGCCTTGTCCACGCGGTAGAACCGGTCGAAAATCCACGGCAGATCTGTTTCCGGGATACCGATGCCGTTGTCCTGAATGCTGAGGAACGCGTAGTCTCCCAGATCCTGCAAAGTGATTTTAATGAGGCCCTTCTCCGGTGTGTACTTGACCGCATTGTGCAGGAGCGTCCACACCATCTGCTTCAGGCGATGTCCGTCACCAATGACCTCCGCCGACTCCAGGTAGGCGATCTTGATTTCGATCTGTTTTTCTTCCGCGAGAATTTCAACATTCTTGCACACATCCTCAATAACAGTGACGAGGTTGACGCGTTCCGTTTCCATGGGCAGTTGACCTTCGTCCGCCCGCGCGAGGATAAACAGGTCGTCAAGGATGTGCGACATGTAGTTGATCTCTTCCAGGTTGCTGGACAGCACCTCCTGGTACTCCGACGGCTTGCGCAGCTTGCTGAGCCCGAGCTCACTCTGCCCTTTCATCACCGTGAGCGGCGTACGCAGCTCGTGCGAGGCATCGCTGCTGAACTGGCGAATTTTGGCAAACGACCGTTCGAGGCGGTCCATCATGTCGTTGAACGTGAGAGCGAGGTTGCCGATTTCATCCTGAACCTCCGGTACCGGAATGCGCCGGCTGAGATCGCCGCCGCTGGCAATGTCGCGTGCGGTGTGCGTGATCTTCGCCACCGGTTCCAGCGACCGCCGCGCCAGGAACCGGCCTACCAGCGCGCTCAACAGCAAGACTGTCGGCACCCCGGTGAACAGGAAGATGCGCAGGTTGCGCATGGTTTCCTTGACACCTTCAAGCGACGTTCCTACTTGGATGAGGTTGACCAGTGTGCCGTCGCGGAGTACCGGCATGGTGATGACGCGGATAGGGTGGCCGTCGGCGACGGTGAAGGTCTCGTACGTCATCTCACCTTTCAACGCCCGTCCGTAGGCGTCCTGGGACAACGGAAATTTGGAGGCATCGATATTTTTGGAACGCGACCCGACGTTGCCGGAGCCATCGTAGATACGGTAGAACTTGTTGAGGTTGCCGTATCCCAGGAACTGCTCGAAAAGAAACTCGAGGCCCGGAAGCGGCGTGCGGGAGTAATCCAGTTGTGCGGTCTTGCGCACCACGCTGGCCGACAGCTTGAGCGAGTTGTCGATGCTTTCGTAAAGGCGGTTGTTGAGGAAGTAATAGAGGATGATGCTGAACAGAATCAGGATGATTCCCAGCAGGGCGACGTACAGGGCGGTCAGTCTGGAACGAATGGAATTGAATACCATCTTCTATTCCCTCATCACATATCCGACGCCCCTCAAGGTGTGCAGTAATTTGTGATCGTATTGCTTGTCGATCTTCTTGCGCAGGTGGTTGACGTACACATCAATGACATTGGTGAACGTATCGAAATTGTAATCCCACACGTGCTCGGCGATCATGGTCCGCGTCAGCACCTTTCCCGCGTTGCGCATGAAGTATTCCAGCAGGCTGTACTCCTTGCCCGTGAGTTCGATCTCCTCGCCGCCGCGCTTCACCTTGTGGCTGACCAGGTCAAGAGTCAGGTCGCCGACCTGCAGGAGGGTCTTGGTCTCGCTTTGCCCCCGCCGCATCAGCGAGCGGATCCGCGCCAGCAGTTCCGAGAAGGCGAAGGGCTTGGTCAGGTAATCGTCGGCGCCCTGGTTGAGCCCGGTCACCTTGTCCTCAACGGAATCCTTGGCAGTCAGCAGGATGATCGGGGTATTGATGTTCTTTCCGCGCAGGTGCGCGAGCACATCAAGCCCTTTGATCTTCGGCAACATGAGGTCGAGGATGATCAGGTCGTAGTGGTTCATCTCCGCCAGGTTCTGGCCTTCCTCTCCGTCGGTGGCCACATCGACGGCGTAGGTCTCCTCTTCCAAACCTTTCTTGATGAATCCGGCGACCTTTTTCTCGTCCTCAACGATCAAGATACGCATACCCACTACTTCGAGTTGTCATCCCATTTTTTCTGGACTTTGTGGAGATCGATCTCCCCTTTCAGCATCTGGACGTGCTTTTCACAGTCCTTGATCATGGCCGCATACATGGCGCGACAGGTTTCGTCATTGGCGTCTTCCATCGCCTCTTTGCATATTTTAAGCGCCTCCTCCGTGGTGGTGAGGGCTTTCAGGATATTTTCGTTGAACTTGCTGGTCATGAATTTGCTTCAGAAGGTATTGATATTTTTATTGTATCACCGATTCAATCGGAGGCTATTGTAAACCTTGCAATTTTTGGTTTCAATTTTCTTTACCGCCATCATCCTGATTTTCCTCGGCAAACCGCTGCCCGAACATATAGTGGACGAGCAGGATGCCGAAGGCCACACCCATGTAAGGGATGCCCTCCACCAGATAAATCATGATGCGGCCCACCACGCCGTAGTCGCGGGCGAAGTTGCCCAGAATCAGGGTGCCGGACCTCTCCAGCGCCATGAATATCATCTGGATAATGAGCCCGCAGACGAATCCGATAAATCCGCCGAACAGGTAGTAAACGTATTTCAAACTGGCCATTCCGGTGCCTCCGGGTCCGTGGGAAGAATTGCGGTGTTTTGCAGCAGCGTGAAATGGTATATTTCAGGCTTCACCATTATATAGATGAAACATCCACATTTGTACGGGGAATCGGCCATGAGACTTGAGAACAAGACCGTCATCATCACCGGCGGCGGTACCGGCATTGGCCTCGCCTGCGCAGAGCGGTTTCAAAAGGAAGGTGCGCGCCTCGCGTTGTTCGGACGGCGAAAAGACCCGCTGGAAGCGGCGGCCCGGCGGCTGGGAGCCAACGTCCTGGCCGTTCCGGGAGACATCACCAAAGAAGAAGACGTGGACCGGTTGATCGAAATCACCCTCAAGCAGTTCGGCCAGATCGACGTGCTGGTCAACAACGCGGGAACGCTAGGGGGCGGTGCCCTGCACGAGACCCCCAACGACATGTGGGATCAGGTGCTGGACATCAACCTGCGCGGTCTGTTCCTCCTGACCCGCCGGGTGCTGGCCCACATGGTCGAGCGGAAATCCGGCTCTCTCGTGCACATCAGTTCCATCCTCGGCCTCGTTGCCGTGCCGCAAACTGGAGCGTACAACGTCTCCAAGGGCGCCCTCAACCAGCTTTCCCGTTCGATTGCGGTGGAATACGGTCCCATGAACATCCGTTCCAACGCCGTCTGCCCCGGCATGGTGGAGACGGACATGACCGAGGAACTGCGCGGCAACGCCGAATTGATGGAAGACTGGAAAGAGCATTACTATCCCCTGCGACGGTTCGCAAAGGCGGAAGAGATCGCCAACGCCTGCCTGTTTCTGGCCAGCGACGAGTCGTCATTCATCACCGGCACCCTGCTTCCTGTGGACGGCGGCTTCACCGCCATGTAGAGAAAGTTGACGGCTTTTTCCGCCATGTATTAGAATCCGTAGATTCAATCCATTGCCCGGCCTCCGGCCGCAATGCAACCCGGCCCACGGCCCCGGAAACACACGCCCCATGAAATACGAAACGGTCATCGGACTGGAAGTCCACGCCCAGTTGAAAACCCGGTCCAAGATTTTCTGTTCCTGCTCCACCGAATTCGGCAAAGAGCCCAACGAGAACACCTGCCCGGTCTGCCTCGGCATGCCCGGCGTGCTTCCGGTGCTCAACCGCAAGGTGGTGGAGTACGCCATGAAAGCCTGCCTCGCCACGCATTGCGAAATCCAGCCGGTGAACCAGTTCGCGCGCAAGAATTATTTTTACCCGGACCTGCCGAAGGGTTACCAGGTGTCGCAGTTCGACCTGCCCATTGGACTCCGCGGCCACCTGACCATCCAGACGCCGGACGGACCGAAACGCATCGGCCTCACACGCATCCACATGGAAGAAGACGCCGGGAAATCCATCCACGGCGAGAACCTGGGCGATCCGGACAAGAGCTATGTCGATTACAACCGCACCGGGGTGCCGTTGATCGAAATCGTGAGCGAGCCGGAACTGCGGAGCGCCGAGGACGCGCGCGAATACCTCGTGGCGCTCAAATCCGTTTTGCAGTACGCGGACGTGAGCGACTGCAACATGGAGGAAGGAAGTTTCCGATGCGACGCCAACGTATCGCTCCGCCCTGTAGGGCAACAGGAATTCGGCACCCGCGTCGAGCTCAAGAACATCAACTCCTTCAAATTCGTACAGAAGGCAATCGAATACGAGGTGGAGCGGCAGACCAAGATCCTTGATCAGGGCGATCAAGTAGTGCAGGAAACGCGGCTGTACGACGCCAACCGGGGCATTACTTTCTCCATGCGCTCCAAAGAAGAAGCGCACGACTACCGCTATTTTCCGGAACCGGACCTCGTTCCCGTCGCATGCGATGAGGATTGGATTGAATCGATTCGGCACGAACTGCCGGAAATGCCGGAGGAAAAACGGCGGCGCTTCGTTGAGCAGTACGGCCTTCCCGAATACGACGCCGGGGTGCTGACCACTTCCCGCGCGCTGGCCGATTACTTCGAAGCGTGCGTCGCGCTGTTCAACCAGCCGAAGCTGGTCAGCAACTGGATCATGGGGGAACTGCTGCGCCTGCTCAACCAGGATGACCGCGACATCGGCGACTGCCCGGTGACCCCGGAAAAACTGGCGACCATGCTGAAGTTGATTGACGCCGGGACCATCAGCGGCAAGATTGCTAAGGCGGTGTTCGAGGAAATGTACCGGACCGGCAAGGAGCCCGCCGCCATCATTGAAGAAAAGGGACTGACGCAGATTTCCGACGAGGGCGCGCTGGGGCAAATCGTGGACGACATCATCGCCAACAGCCCGGAGCAGGTTCAGCAGTTCAAGGACGGCCGGGACAAGGTGCTCGGTTATTTCATCGGACAGGCCATGAAGGCCAGCAAGGGGCAGGCCAATCCCGGCCTGCTCAACAAGTTATTCAAGGAGAAGCTGGGGCAGGCTTGAATCGCCGGGGTTTTGTTTCGCACAGAATTTTTATACTATGGAAAAAATGAAATCTATTCCCCATCGTCTTTTGCCTGTCCTCTCTGGACTCGTTTTGTCCTTGATTCTGGTGCTCGCAGGCACTTCTCCCGGCCAATCCTTAGACAGGCCGGTTGCAGCGTGGTCCACTGACAAGAGGTTCATTGACCACGGCGACGGTACCATCAGCGACACTCGGACGGGCCTCATGTGGGCTAAAGAGGATTCGTATCTCGATACGGGTCGCTGGATGAATTGGCGGGAAGGATTCTCCTACGTGAAGGACCTGAACGACACCACCTTTGCCGGTTACATTGACTGGCGGATGCCGACGCTGGAAGAATTGCGCACGCTGTATGAGCCTGATAAAACCAACAGTTCCCAGGTCGGAAGTGAGATGGTCATCCACGTCGACCCCATTTTTGCAAANNNNNNNNNNNNNNNNNNNNNNNNNNNNNNNNNNNNNNNNNNNNNNNNNNNNNNNNNNNNNNNNNNNNNNNNNNNNNNNNNNNNNNNNNNNNNN
Coding sequences within it:
- a CDS encoding ABC transporter ATP-binding protein, whose translation is MSTIRLEHIAHRFGKRRVLDDIDLDIEQSEFLIVLGASGCGKTTLLNLIAGLLTPESGRILFSGRDVTAQDVSRRNVAYVFQDYALYPHMTVEENIRFPLENMKWSKASMEVQVEETLERLHLADVRGQIPAQLSGGQKQRVAIGRALVRDPAVFLFDEPLSNLDPQLRDHLQVELKHLHRQLGKTFVYVTHDAHSAMVLGDRVAFLSGGRIRQVASPAALYREPAALEIARFFGFPPFNVLEQQGLNQLFQEPIPKTAVKAGIRSEHVRILPDETGICQVLWVQSLGDRTFATVSLGGVSLCGVCEYSDLREGERVAVHIDKNNMMYFDEEDFRITDC
- a CDS encoding PfkB family carbohydrate kinase; this translates as MRVHRPYGPVLVMGEVLFDKFESGKRLGGAPFNYAFHLHKMGIPVHFISRVGDDAEGREILEFARNHGFPTEGIQIDPHHPTGEVTVNSDSSNGHRFEILPDRAYDFIEVDVYLQKRFRDDIPFTYFGTLIQRNGKSRETLHEIQKKLGWKSTFLLDINLRAPFYDRDVIENSLKNCDILKANRHELQEIKRLLDIDKTVAELPRFLAERFKLGLVCVTNGSKASVIYETGNREPFYCTPDDSMEFVDSVGAGDGFSSMLSLGYMASWPLQTVLERSCVFATGLCGLEGALPGDDKLYQPYRLVR
- a CDS encoding SDR family NAD(P)-dependent oxidoreductase → MRLENKTVIITGGGTGIGLACAERFQKEGARLALFGRRKDPLEAAARRLGANVLAVPGDITKEEDVDRLIEITLKQFGQIDVLVNNAGTLGGGALHETPNDMWDQVLDINLRGLFLLTRRVLAHMVERKSGSLVHISSILGLVAVPQTGAYNVSKGALNQLSRSIAVEYGPMNIRSNAVCPGMVETDMTEELRGNAELMEDWKEHYYPLRRFAKAEEIANACLFLASDESSFITGTLLPVDGGFTAM
- a CDS encoding heavy metal response regulator transcription factor encodes the protein MRILIVEDEKKVAGFIKKGLEEETYAVDVATDGEEGQNLAEMNHYDLIILDLMLPKIKGLDVLAHLRGKNINTPIILLTAKDSVEDKVTGLNQGADDYLTKPFAFSELLARIRSLMRRGQSETKTLLQVGDLTLDLVSHKVKRGGEEIELTGKEYSLLEYFMRNAGKVLTRTMIAEHVWDYNFDTFTNVIDVYVNHLRKKIDKQYDHKLLHTLRGVGYVMRE
- a CDS encoding HAD-IIB family hydrolase, whose protein sequence is MGQNSQGLYIMMFSIHGLVRSRNIEMGRDADTGGQVKYVIELAEELGKRPEVRRVDLFTRLIRDRRVSEDYSVPVENLTDKVRIVRIPCGGGKYIRKELLWNHLDEFIDKTVKYIKREDNIPYLVHGHYADGGYVARHLASLFGVPFVFTGHSLGKAKKSKLCDEGLSDEDMNRKYHIDYRIRVEEKIVGCADLVVTSTHQEVEQQYGMYEHNTVPEYLVNPPGLDLERFFPYYAEDQENEHSRQARVAINNELNRFFLNTDKPLILALCRPDKRKNIGALIQAYGESKELQAIANLAVFLGIRKNIMDMGDNEKSVLIETLLLMDKYDLYGKLAIPKKHDFTYEVPELYRMVALRQGVFVNPALTEPFGLTLLESAACGVPIVATNDGGPVDIVKNCQNGLLIDVSDPNTISRAIKEILIDPEEWKRYSSNGINNVRKHYTWDAHIDRYLETIQGLRGGSHKDLYAIDGDPIAVKMLSRNKMIVCDIDNTLTGDTESLEKLLALIDPYKKSIAFGVATGRTIDSALEFLKENNVPVPEILITSVGAEIYYGGSGNPDQGWAMHLRQKWDKEKIKRLLGTLPFLEPQEPETEREFKVSYYMEPKEEYLKQAHDLLTRNGCRYQLIYSHQQFLDILPQRASKGKAIRYLSYKWEIPLDNFLVAGDSGNDEEMMRGDPKGVVVGNYSEEMEMLRGKRGVYFSKLNYAAGVIDGIHRYRFLES
- a CDS encoding DUF2383 domain-containing protein, which gives rise to MTSKFNENILKALTTTEEALKICKEAMEDANDETCRAMYAAMIKDCEKHVQMLKGEIDLHKVQKKWDDNSK
- a CDS encoding ABC transporter substrate-binding protein; the encoded protein is MVILRIVSLVLLFAVPGCLFSGTPPESPNTVHYYQFSLPGFNATFDPLIKRFHQLHPGYRVQVHQLPTGTDDQHQFYMTHLKTRGSGRIDVLALDVIWMAEFARAGLLSSLNEILPEEEWNDFFAPSVQAGTFRETRYGVPLFVDSGVMYSRKDLLQKHGFSKPPATWGELVTMVQTIKQAEGDDRLHGFVWQGRQYEGLVCNFMEFLPRDESWLLPGNGKRLNRALIEPRLRFMRRLLTDGVSPRSVLAMAEESSRHVFQNGRAVFMRNWPYAWRLLQQPDSPVAGRVWMSPLPAVERGEAGHGTLGGFLLGMHRDTPVPEAAQAWIAFLTRPDVQHELWLKLGLTPARKSVLEGAPPLDAPPVNVLFEAMEQAVPRPTMPLYMPLSQSLQAYLNGGLGEVYSMDEAIRLIDADLQRLTRVLDDETGT
- a CDS encoding carbohydrate ABC transporter permease, whose amino-acid sequence is MKQELKDRLLFLGPLLILPGLLVAWPLFEIVILGFKTRVTLFGIDRWVGLDNYQYLFGGDFRFWKSVTNTLYFTGVSVMLEFFIGFVFALYLRFGAGSVWWKTILLLPWAIPNVVSARLWQWMFHSEAGIVNHILQTLGAVKAPVYWLANPDLALHAAILADVWKTTPFMTLLLFAGLQRVPESLLMAARVDRTPPLRLLMRILLPALRRVILTALVLRFLDAFRVFDVIYVMTGGGPANSTETLSIYAYRTYFQALQFGYGSSVALVQVGMMIALTWLVAAVLKDRRQTV
- a CDS encoding carbohydrate ABC transporter permease; this translates as VLQNDAFLNVVANSLYVSLGATGVSVVVGTMGAFGLSVLMTRNREMALLALLVVFMLPQVAVVTPLYEVLGVLGGMDTVWGLVLVYSMFTVPLVVWVMTRFFEEIPRTLYHAARVDGCGAWTAFRRVYLPLGVPGMVCAGLLGIIFCWNEFLFALTYTTSYASRTIPVGITLFTGQYEFPWGEIAAASSLVTFPILLAVVGAQKYLVRGLVGSGIKG
- a CDS encoding sensor histidine kinase, whose protein sequence is MVFNSIRSRLTALYVALLGIILILFSIILYYFLNNRLYESIDNSLKLSASVVRKTAQLDYSRTPLPGLEFLFEQFLGYGNLNKFYRIYDGSGNVGSRSKNIDASKFPLSQDAYGRALKGEMTYETFTVADGHPIRVITMPVLRDGTLVNLIQVGTSLEGVKETMRNLRIFLFTGVPTVLLLSALVGRFLARRSLEPVAKITHTARDIASGGDLSRRIPVPEVQDEIGNLALTFNDMMDRLERSFAKIRQFSSDASHELRTPLTVMKGQSELGLSKLRKPSEYQEVLSSNLEEINYMSHILDDLFILARADEGQLPMETERVNLVTVIEDVCKNVEILAEEKQIEIKIAYLESAEVIGDGHRLKQMVWTLLHNAVKYTPEKGLIKITLQDLGDYAFLSIQDNGIGIPETDLPWIFDRFYRVDKARSRSEGGSGLGLSICKHIVEMHNGTIEVESKMGEGTRFKIRLPKDRAASRKIA